TCGACGGCGGGAAGATCAAAGCGGGGGTAGAGCTCATAGCCGGCATAGCCGACGAGGGCAAGGAGTATCAGCGCTCCGATGATGAAGAGGTAGGGCCGCGAACGGGCGACCGGTCCCGGAGAGGGTTCGCTCCTCGGTGGAAAACCCGCGTCGCTCAGTCGCCGCGCGAGCTCCTCCTGCGAGACGACCGATTTATCATGCTCGATCGTCACGCTGCGGCCGACCGTGTCGACCTCGAGCATCTCGATCCCCTCAACCTCCTCCATTTCGTTCCGGATCATCTCCGAGCACCCGTCGCAGGTGATTGGTAAATTGTCGAACGTGGTTTTGCTCACCGGACGAGCCTCGGCATCGAGCCTTTTCCGTTGTCAGCGTTCATCAGTCCCGCGTCCCTTTCGCCTCCGAGCGCAGAGCGAACTCCCTCACATGAAGCATCCGCGGGAGCTCGTCGCCTCGGTCTTCACGGATGATCCCCGTCACGACGATTTGTTTGCCGGAAAAGCCATCATGAATCTCCTTTGCGATGCCTTTCGAAGAAGGGTGGTCTTCGAGTAGATAAACGATGCCGGAGCCGGTCACCTCAAGCGCCGGCAGTTCGCGATGAATCGCCGTGCCCGCGATGCGGACGGTCGCATGCTTCGGAGTGAAGCCGCTGTCGATCGCCACCTGGCGGATCTCGTCGACAGTGACCTCATTCTCCGGCTTGAATTGAATTGTGGCAATTCCCTCGTTCAGGGAAACTTCCACCGATTCGACGCCATCAATCTTCTCTAGTGCCACGCGCACGGCGTGAGCGCAGACGGCTCAGTCCATGCCGAAGATCGTCTGACGCATCTCCAGCAGCTCTGCATCGACCGTAACCAGGATCAAGATCAGCAATACCATCAGTGCAGCACGTCTCATCGCTCCTCCATTCAAAATGTTCGACCAACCGTAGCACTTCCATCCGACTGGAAGGTCAAGCAAGCGGCGGAGGGAGTGTACGGGGAGTCAATCACGTCCCCGCTCTTCCTGATTTCACCTGGTAGTGTATTGTCTGCTGTTGGATCTTTCCGCCACGGATGACGAAGGAATCGACGCCCTCGTGAACGAATGACGCATCCGATTCTCCGTCCCATACCAGCAGCGCGACCTCTCCCGCCGTTCTCTTCACTTTGTAACGGAAACGAGCATCTGGAAGCTGACGGTTCAGCAGAGCGGCCGCCTTGCGCACGCCGTCGTGCCCGTGAAATGTTCCGAAGCTCGTCAGCAGGACCGCATCACTCGCATAGTTTCGACCCAGATCGTCGTCTACGCTGCCCGTTTGCGACTCTCGCAGATGGTCCTCGAAAACTTCTTCGGTGCTCCGGGTGCTATTCATCCGCCGATCCTCCTTTCAACATCTTTCGCTCGAATCAGGATCTGCACCTTATACACCTTCGAGTCGACTGAAAGGTCAAAGTTCATCGCCGCTTGACCTTCCACTCGAATGGAAGCATTAAATTGCATTTTTCACTCAGCAAACGTAGCCACCAACCGACAGAAGGAGGAGTCATGAGTCCAGCTACGGCCACGAAGCAATCGAATCGACAGGAATGTATCGACCGATGTGTAGAGATGGTTCAGGTGGTTTCGCGGTGCATCGACGAATGTCTGCGGGCGGATGCGAAGCGCGCGTCGGAGTGCATCCGCGCCTGCCTCGACTGTCTCGACCTCTGCATCGCCTGCGCAAAAATGCTCAGTCGCGGTTCCGAAAGCGCCCCATGCCCGGAGTGCGCTGAGGTGTGTGAGAGGTGTGCCGATCTTTGCGATGAGTTGCAGGATCTTGGCGACGCGCTGCGGGAGTGCGCCGAAGCGTCTCGGCGATGCGCCGAGGCATGCCGCGCGATGGTCGGGTAGAACTTTTAGCGGCCCCTGCTCGAATGCCCGGTGCTCGTGCGCCCTTCCCGGGGCGGTGATGGCTCTCCAGCTCGATGGGAATATGTACCGCGGTACAGGGATCGTTACCCTCACTGTCGTACAAAAAATCAGGAGCAGAGGAGCTGAGCATGTTGAATGGGAAACGTATCGCCGCGGGAGTTCTGGTTCTCTTCAGCGCCATCGGTTTGTCGGCGTTGACCGTCACGCAGGAGCCGCAGAAGAAGCGACCGAATGAAGAGGCGAAAGCCATTCCGGTTGAGCTGGTGCTGCACGTCGAGGGCATGCACTGCGGGAATTGTGCGAAATCGCTGATGACGGTCCTGAACAATACTGACGGAGTACTGGCGGCTGACGTGGTCTTCGAATCGAAGGAAGCTCGCATTCGCTTCGACGAGACGAGGATCAGCAAAGCGGATCTGATCGCGCTCGTCGAGGAGCTCGGATTCGAGGGTCGTGTAAAAACTCCGAAGGAGTGACATCGTGCAGACGCTGAAATCGCGAAAGCTCAGTCCCACGGACCTGCTCAGCAGTTCTCTCGTGGTGGCAATCGACCGCGCGCCGACCGGCCTCAGCGCCCGGTCATTCCAGCTCGGACAGCGCCTCCAGGTCACCGGCTCGATCGGCAAGACCCGAGATGGTGGCGTCGGCTTCGTCGCTTCGACAATCCAGGCCAGTGATGGAGGCCGAACGTGAATATGGTTCGAAACGCGAGTCTCACCCGTTCGAGAACCACCAGCAGCGTGGGCAGTTTCTTTTCTCTTTTTACATCGGTCGGCACGCTCCTCTGTTGTGCTCTCCCTTCGCTTCTGGTTCTCATCGGTCTCGGTGCGACGGTTGCCTCGACACTCTCGGCAGCCCCGTGGCTCGTGACCCTGTCGCGCAATAAGGAGTGGATGTTCCTTGGCTCGGGGCTGATGATCGGTGCAAATTTCTTCTACGTCTATTCAGTGGGGCCGCGTCTTCGGGCTCATCAGCTCTCCTGCGATCCCTCCGCTCCGGAGGCATGTGACGTCGCCACTCGTTTCAGCCGCGTCACGCTCTGGATCTCCGCGGCTGTGTGGGCGGCTGGATTTTTCGTGGCCTTCATTCTCGGACCATTACTGATGAGGTTTGGATGATGAAACAGGTTATTTCTCTTCTCGCTCTCGCACTCGCATTGATAGCCGTCGGCCCCGATCTGATGGCATCAGGACACGGCCCCGTTTACGGACTCGCAACGCCAACCCTGGGAAAAGGAGGATGGAGCCTCGACACCGCAATCATGGTGCGCTCGGAGGAGGTGGATCGGGAGAGCGTGATGGCGCGACCGATGGTAGGGTACGGGATCACCGAGGACCTTCAGCTGTCGTTCTCGGTTCCCGTTGCGATTTACCGTGAGGAGGGTTTGCAACCGGAGCGGGCGATGGCGATGATGCCTGGAACTCCCGACGTGGAGTTCATGGTCAACTGGCGATTCCACCGAGAGGGAACGGACGTCGGCGCACGGTTCGAGAGTACCGCCTTCTTCGGCCTCGAGTATCCGACCGACTCGGTACGTGCCGGGGTGCGAACGTCACCAGGAGTTCTCGGCGGCGTGGTCACGGGATATGCATCCCGCAGCATCTACGCATGGGCTGGCGGACTCTACCAGAGATCGATGAGCCCGCGCAGCGCTACCGCCGATCACATCGGCGATCTCGGGATGGTCAGTCTGGTCTTGGGGTACAGGCCTCAGGTCTTTCGCCAGGAACTGCCACATCCCGACTGGCGTCTGTTCGTGGAAGCGATCGGAGAGTGGCGTCAGCCGGACATCCGGAATGGAATTGAATTGGCGAACCGGGGGGGCGAGCAGGTGTTCATTGGTCCTACGGTGCTCGGTCTCTATGGACCCTGGGGGATCTCCGGGGGACCGGTCTTCCCGGTCTACAGCGATTTGAATGGCGACCAGCCGGAGGAGAACTACCGGTTCGTCGTGAACTTTACCTACTGGTTCTGAGGAGAGTGTTCCCATGAAGCGAATCATACGAGTCATTGTTGCTGCGGCACTCGTGCTCATCCTGACGCCGCTGAGCGCCAGCGCCGAGATTCTCTCGATCCGGCAGACCATCTTCGGCATGGACTGAGCGGTCTGCGCCCACGCCGTGCGCGTGGCCCTGCAGAAGATCGAAGGAGTCGACTCGGTACGAGTCTCACTCAACGAAGGAATCGCCGACGTCCGGCTGAAGGAAGGCAACGAGGTGACCATTGAACAGGTCCGGCAAATTGCCACCGACAGCGGATTCACGCCCAGGGGGGCGGAGGTCGAGGTCGCCGGAACCATCGTCTCTCACAGGGAAGCCGGTCAGGTCGCCTTTCGAGTGACGGGTCAGGACTTGATCTACATTCTCGTCGACGATCCGAAATCGGAAGGCGCGGTGCGACGGCTGCGGAAGCGTCCGCCCGAGCACGAGATCGTCGTGAGCGGGTTCGTCCCCGAAGAGCGGAAGGTGAACGAGCCGAGGGCGCTTTATCTGAGAGAGTTCGAGCGGAGAGAGCAGAGAAAGGCTGCTCAGTAGCCGGGATAGTGGCTGGCGGTTCCGTCGATCTACGACTTAAGGAGGAGTGGCACCCTGCACGCATATCGAACGCAGAAGGACGCGCATATGCTTCGGATCGGTGAACTGGCAGAAGTGTGCGCAGTGGGAACGAAGACGATACGGTACTACGAGAGTATCGGGCTGCTTCCTCCACCACCGCGCAGCGAAAATGGATACCGACGTTACGACGGCGCGGCAGTCCTGCGTCTGCGGTTCATCACGAAGGCGAAGGGCCTGGGACTCAGGCTCGCCGAGATTCGGGAGATCCTGAGCCTGCACGACCGAGGCGAGTCGCCATGCGATCGCGTTCTGAATCTCACTAAGGAGAAAATCAATTGGGTCGATGAGCAGATCCGGGCTCTCCAGTTATTCCGTACAGACCTGCAGCAGTTGTGGCACGAAGCACAGGAGAGCCGGGCTCAGACCCGCGATTGCGTCTGTAGTCTCATAGAAGATCACTCGATTGCGCAGGAAGCCGCGTACCCGCGTCAAAAACTCAACTAGTAGTCCTTCCCGCACACAGCTGCACTGACCAGTGCGTCAGCCGCGTCGCCGAAGCAGATGCTCGCGCGCTCGCGCGTCTCCCTCGCCTCCTCGCTCGAGAAGCCGCGCCGCGATTGCATCCGCATACTCGTCGCTCTTGTTCCCGCCGAACTTGAACTTCGAGCGAACATGCTCGATGTCGAGCCGCACTCCTCGAATCGCGGCCAGCATCCGGCCGTAAGGTGAGCTTCCGGTCGCGATCATGCCGTACCCACCCTCCGGCTGCATCTGCGCAATCTGCCGCTGAAGAATCTGCGCGATCCCATCAGGATCGCCGATCACCTCGACCTTTCCAGTTATCTGTACGGATGCGTAGTAACTCGTTGGTGCCCGCCATTCGCTGGGGAGCCCCGCTTCTCCGTTCCATGTCGACGGAATGTAGACATGCGCGTCGAGCGTCGTGAACATCGCCTTCGGCTCCTCCATGAGCAGCGGAAGGATCGGATTGTCACGTCGCAGATGAAGCTCGATGAAACC
The Acidobacteriota bacterium DNA segment above includes these coding regions:
- a CDS encoding nuclear transport factor 2 family protein — translated: MNSTRSTEEVFEDHLRESQTGSVDDDLGRNYASDAVLLTSFGTFHGHDGVRKAAALLNRQLPDARFRYKVKRTAGEVALLVWDGESDASFVHEGVDSFVIRGGKIQQQTIHYQVKSGRAGT
- a CDS encoding heavy-metal-associated domain-containing protein; the protein is MNGKRIAAGVLVLFSAIGLSALTVTQEPQKKRPNEEAKAIPVELVLHVEGMHCGNCAKSLMTVLNNTDGVLAADVVFESKEARIRFDETRISKADLIALVEELGFEGRVKTPKE
- a CDS encoding heavy-metal-associated domain-containing protein, which translates into the protein MRVALQKIEGVDSVRVSLNEGIADVRLKEGNEVTIEQVRQIATDSGFTPRGAEVEVAGTIVSHREAGQVAFRVTGQDLIYILVDDPKSEGAVRRLRKRPPEHEIVVSGFVPEERKVNEPRALYLREFERREQRKAAQ
- a CDS encoding heavy metal-responsive transcriptional regulator; this translates as MLRIGELAEVCAVGTKTIRYYESIGLLPPPPRSENGYRRYDGAAVLRLRFITKAKGLGLRLAEIREILSLHDRGESPCDRVLNLTKEKINWVDEQIRALQLFRTDLQQLWHEAQESRAQTRDCVCSLIEDHSIAQEAAYPRQKLN
- a CDS encoding FMN-binding negative transcriptional regulator, producing MTRFDDALADDEWQQTLRQQPFGQLIAVGPDRLPMVVPAHFRYDDAGFIELHLRRDNPILPLLMEEPKAMFTTLDAHVYIPSTWNGEAGLPSEWRAPTSYYASVQITGKVEVIGDPDGIAQILQRQIAQMQPEGGYGMIATGSSPYGRMLAAIRGVRLDIEHVRSKFKFGGNKSDEYADAIAARLLERGGEGDARAREHLLRRRG